The following coding sequences lie in one Apium graveolens cultivar Ventura chromosome 3, ASM990537v1, whole genome shotgun sequence genomic window:
- the LOC141711636 gene encoding D-amino-acid transaminase, chloroplastic-like, with protein sequence MAQISEIKNDEEFKVHIFSSSSELLEKLHQKWDSVKKPYPAMYSSIYGGIILDPAMMVIPIDDHMVHRGHGVFDTAIILDGHLYELDVHLDRILRSAAKAKITSPYPRSVLRSILIQLAAASQCKKGTLRYWLTAGPGDFLLTPGGCPTSAFYAVVIDENFSQCKEGVKAITSTVPIKPPMFATSKNVNYLPNILSKLEAEEKGAFASIWIDEEGYIAEGPNVNVAFITHEKELILPFFDKILSGCTALRLLELAPKLVEQGRLKSVRTANLTVEEAKGAAEMMYVGSTLPVLPIITWDDKPIGDGSVGELTMALSDLLWEDMAAGPEPQRLKVPY encoded by the exons ATGGCTCAAATTTCAG AAATCAAGAATGATGAAGAATTCAAAGTTCATATATTCTCCTCATCCTCAGAG TTGCTTGAAAAGCTCCATCAGAAATGGGATTCAGTTAAGAAGCCATATCCAGCTATGTATTCTAGCATCTATGGAGGAATTATTCTAGATCCAGCTATGATGGTCATCCCAATAGATGATCATATGGTTCATAGAGGCCATGGTGTCTTTGATACAGCTATCATTCTCGACGG GCACCTTTACGAGCTGGATGTCCACCTGGACCGAATCCTTAGATCAGCGGCAAAAGCTAAGATCACATCTCCTTATCCTCGATCAGTTCTCAGAAGCATACTTATTCAGCTTGCTGCAGCATCACAATGCAAGAAAGGAACTTTAAGATACTGGTTGACAGCTGGACCTGGGGACTTCTTACTGACACCTGGAGGATGCCCAACATCTGCCTTCTATGCTGTAGTAATTGATGAGAACTTTTCCCAGTGCAAAGAAGGAGTGAAAGCAATAACATCGACCGTTCCTATAAAGCCACCTATGTTTGCAACAAGTAAGAATGTGAACTACCTGCCAAATATACTCTCAAAACTGGAAGCAGAAGAGAAGGGGGCATTTGCATCCATATGGATCGATGAAGAAGGTTACATTGCAGAGGGTCCGAACGTAAATGTAGCTTTTATAACCCATGAAAAGGAGCTTATCTTGCCTTTCTTTGACAAGATTCTTAGTGGCTGCACTGCACTTAGGCTTCTTGAACTAGCACCAAAGTTGGTTGAACAAGGACGTCTGAAAAGTGTAAGAACTGCTAATCTTACTGTGGAGGAAGCTAAAGGAGCAGCTGAAATGATGTATGTAGGAAGTACTCTTCCAGTACTGCCGATCATCACATGGGACGACAAACCAATTGGAGATG GAAGTGTTGGAGAATTGACAATGGCGCTCTCGGATTTACTCTGGGAAGATATGGCAGCAGGTCCTGAACCGCAAAGATTGAAAGTTCCTTACTGA